attaATTTGTTAAAGGATGTGCAGCAGAAATGAGAGCCCTGGGATAGCATCTTTAAAGATAGTGAAGAGGTCTTCAGTACTGTCTTCAGTAACCCACTGTGGTTCCTTCATGGAGCACAGCAAGTCTGGGGATTGCCCTTGCTGGTGCTGGACAAGCATCCCACGACGGGTCTAGGGAAGCTGGCACTCTCTGAGGagtcactgcagagcagaactGAGTAGAGTTTGCAAAGGAGATCAAGACACTCCTCCCTTTTTGCaaatgggcacagcacagaggaatGATTTGTTCCAGAGGCAGCAAGCtgcctgacagcagcaggatgtgGTGTTGAAAGGAGATAATGGGTTTATACGTAAGTGAAACTGTCCTTAAAGGACAGCCCACCCTGAGATTTTCTCTGTATGGAAACAAAAACTACAGATCTCATCCTTCTGATAATGGTAGTTCTGTATCTCAGTAATTCACCTGTACTACCATTACCATTGTGAATCCATTAGTacttttaaataagaattaCCTATGCAAAAATACCATAGTGCAACAATTAAGTAAATTGTACTTAGAGCTGAACTCAGGCCCATTTCAAAGCCATCATTTGCTGTTAATAAAGCCATGGCTGAATGAGTATTTCTGGTTGAACCTCGATTTTGTTAAACTGATTGAAAGCAATCAACTGAACACACACCACCATCCTGATCAGGTTTTGATTTCAAAGGTGGTAAAAAACTTTTTAAGTTGCAttagggaaatttttttttcccctttagctCTGTataattttccttccaaattatAAACCCTGCTTTGCTGACTTTCCTCCTTACACCCCAAAAATAGCTCAATGTGTCAATTTGAGAGATGGACAATTGGCATAAAGTCAGCAGAGAGAACATAAATGCCTGAGACGTTTTTAGGTGACATCTATGTAAACAATTGCTGTtgtcttgtttttatttccaggcAACTGATCCTCAGAGACGCATACGTAGAATACAGACAACAATATCTGGACAACTTTCCAATCCGTTCTTTCTGAGCAATTTATACTTTCTCCATGTATAAAGGAACAGTATTTTACAGATTGGGAATAAAATATATCTTGATTGGAAGATACTTGTTTTAAAGAGTCTGATCATCATCTAATGTCACAAATTTAAAGTCTTTTTGAAAGAAGTAAAAGCCTTGAGCTTCAACCTGCAGTAAATTTTTAATACAGTCTAGAGTATTTCAGACCAGAAGAAACACATGATTAATCAAGAAATACACATTAATCTACATTTGCCTCTTCTGCTGCTCAGTGGCTCAGGGTTGTTAACGTTTTTTCAGTCCAAACTACTAATCTCTGCATGGACTCTGATAGCCAATGTGTCAATTTTGGCAATTTGAAAGACTATCATTAGTTTCTATCCCTTTATTCACTTCTTTAAGATAAATCTGtaattaagtattttttttatcacAAAAGGCAGTGCTAATGCTTTCACAgtattttgcttttactttgctttattttaaccTCTAATCATAGGAAGAATTAATCCTATATCTCTATATTTCCCCCATTACTATTCTTGCAGGATAGGATAATATATTGCATTATTtcaaatgtgtttgttttctcttcagctgaataaatacagaaatcacCTCCAATAGCTTCTTTCCAGCCTGAAGACAATGGCTCAGCAGGCACTTAAGGTTGAAGTTGTTTCTAAAACCAGGGAGATTTTTCTTGTGAGAAATTGTTTCTTACACAAAGTATTACTGGCACTGATGGTGAGAATGTTGCTTGGTAAAAAGGTTCTCTGACGATCTGTGGGGAGTAGCATTACCAAGTAAATCACAGTTCCAGCTCCTGACTGAATTCTGTGCAACCTGCTTTAGTGTATAGGATGGAGGCACTGTGTGGATATTGTCCTGTTTTTGTAGGTGTTTTACGGATTGTGAAAAGATCACAACTAACTACAGGGAAGCTTGATTGGATCCTTGAATGCCCAGCTAGCAGCAGAGTGTCTGGTATTGGCCATAGTGCACTGCAGTCCAGGAGAACTCCAAGGGTCTCACTATGGGCTGGTGTTTACAAGAGAGCTAGCTTTAGTCACAGTAATTTTCCATCCTGGCCACAATTCAGGCTGGTaactttatttgaaaatttgatAACGAAAATTTTATTCCACTTAGGTTGTTATTCAGGCAACAAAAATAAGTTTCCAAGGCTGTTCATTAAAACAGGAGCTTGTTAGACAGCAAAAGTTCCTGGGAGAAGAGTTTCTGGTAAGCTCAAGAGAAGCTCAACCAGCTGCTGTTTGCCAAGGCTGAGGCCTAATGAGCATTTTTGGGATCACagtgtggctggggtggggggaatgCACCCCCACAGTGGGCTAAGTCAATAAAAGAGTTGCAATGTGCTGAGCTTGGATCTTTGAATTTGCTGTTACAGCTTCTAGGATTGTTTTCTATAACCCCATCCCTTAATCTAGAGTCAATTGGAAACACCACTTCATTCATGGATCACAAGGTGAGGAGCTCCCATCAGCCCACGTCCACATGGTGGGTGTCTGGAGAGCGCAGCTCCAGACCCTCAGATCACCCACGcctgcaggggtggcagggaAGAACCAGGGTGCCACACACAGACAGAACCAGGCTGCCCTTTCTCTGCAAACATtacattttcttcaaaacaCAGATCATGCTTTTCAACTAACAAGTATCTGAGTCCTCCACTAAACATCTACAAACAGTGAGAAGCCTCATCTAGATTTATGTAACCTACACAACCAAGGGTAGTTTATACGATTTTAGCCTCAATGCACTTCTCACAAGTTACTCCAGGCAGATCAGAAGTGGAACCAAAACCAGCAGATTTGTGTTCCTGATAAACCCTTCAGCAGTTACTGAGGTCCCAGCAGGGTGCAGGGATCAGCCCATGCCAAGATCATGGAAAACAAGGGTTTAGAGCttgcagccagccccagcacactgGGAGCAGCTCATGGCCTGGCCAGCAGATGAACCTTGCCACTGACAAGGACTTCTGAAATCAGTGTTTAATTATGCTTATAAAATGAGGCTCTTCACACACACCAAAAAGATTattcaaaatgaagaaaattgcTGACTTTCAAATGCTTTCCAACAGGCAACAATTTGCAGGAATCTTCTCTCTCCttaaaaaatcacattatttaAAACTGTAGTTCACATCTGAAAACTGACAAGTGAATTCCCACACCAAGTAAGGGCTGAACTGGCAACCTGCAATGCTTTTACAGTAAGAATCAGCAAAACCAGGAATTTAATAATTATGGGTCCTGGCTGTTGCTATTGCTGATTGATGCATTAACATTCTTAACAATTCTTATTGAAGGGAAGGCAGAAAGAGTACTAGAAACTTATAATTTATCAGAGTCCTCAAACAGCCAAGACAGCTTCTTACACATACAAATGTATTGAAAATGAACAGATGTAGACTCAGCAAAAACAATaatctctcagaaaaaaaatcaaacattacTACACAAATTCAGAGTAAGGTCCTGTCACATTTACAAGTGAGCTTGTAACTTGTGTCTAAGTTCAGCATCACTCAGGAATTTTTCAAGTCCAAGTTGAATCTTTTCAGCTAATTAGTGCATTGAGCTTATACAGTACATTGCTTTCCAGTATCACCAATGGCTAATACTGTACATAACCAAGTAGCAAAAGCAGTGGTTTAATCTTCAAAAGTCCATTCGTTCTGCTGAAAGTGCACTATTACAACAACAGATGTATTAAACAAAATAGTAGCAGTGTAATTGTCATATTACAGCTTCTTCCATTTCACTGTGACAACTGTATGGCTAAAAGCATTAATTATACTGCTAGAAAACCTGTACAAATGAGTGAGGAAAAACAATCACTAGAGATTtgttcaaaatgaaaaattctcaTGTTTCATTTAAATGGATTGTTCCACTGTTGAAGACAAACTTCCTTAACATTTTTAAGATGGTTATTTTGTAAAAATGCACTTCCTTACTTTTTATATAAGGTAGGTAATGGCTAAGAGTTAGTGAGTtggtttagattaaatattaggaagaaattctttattatgAGGGTGGAGAgacactagaacaggttgccaggagaagttgtggatgccctgtcatctctggaagtgttcaaggccaggttgggtgggGCTTTAAACAaccaggatgagaggaaatggcctcaagctgcaccagggagattcaggttggacatcaggaagaatttcttcactgaaagaacTGTGAAGCACTGGAAGGTGGTGGAGCCACCATCCCTAAGGGAGTTCAAGGAACATCTGGATCTGAATCTCAGTGCTATGGACTACTTGACATTgtggtgtttggtcaaaggttggagttgatggtcttggaggtctttccaacttaaataattctgtgatgtaggggaagctgtccctgcccaaaGCAGGGGCGTTGGAATTATGTGaccttcaaggtcccttccaactctaACCATTCTAGGATTTTATGATCATGGAACAAAAACCTACCCCAATATACAGCATTCAGAATTAGTTAGTTATTGaagtggagggagaagacccacCTTCCTTGATCAGCATCGACATGGTTTATtgactcaatcagtcactttttataaccgtgttaattaagttcatgcatattgcaaacccgagctcacaataggtcagagataacataccaacccctccttttgtttccaataccaagacttgtgttctcaaaacttacttttactttcccaaaacagccaaagatagaatatctacttgttatgagaaagctgcctgagaactctggtatgcaaggttctcaaggccttcatgtttgtcacttttacttgtaattaaaaacaacctgagaacttctactgtttacagaaacaggctgtgagaatttgctcctcacagctgccttctaagccatttctgaaaaaatctccaacagttAGTGTTGGAAATTTTTATAGGTTTTATGGGAAACATTGTCCTGAGTTGTTGAACTAGTGTAGGGGGAATCAATGCTTCTCTTTTGCTCAAACTCCaacaaaacagaacagcaaTGTAAAACATCAAATAGAGTTTGCCATCTGAACAGAAACCAGCCACTGAAGCAAAAGGACAATTCTCCTGTGCAAAAAATGCTTAGTTTTAACCCTCATTCCCAGCTTCACTGGAGGAGCACCTTGCTCATTTTTACTCTGTTCTATGTATTCATTGTGCTGtcactttgcttttatttattattattacagcTCAGCCTGTAGTTTGAAtttcacagacaaaaaaattttttcttatttttcccagAAGTCCTGTATTCTGGAGCCTGAAGTTGAGAGGACAGATATAAAAATTCAAGATTACTTTTCTGACACAAGATTGCACttggtgttttttccccaattagCAAAGTATGCGTTTTGCAGAACTAAGGAACCTTGTGGAAAACCGAGTTAGTTCTCCATTCTGTATTTAGGTATATTTATGCTCATCAGTGTCACCTGTGACAACTTACTTGTATTGTAGAACATAGGGCTTTTAATTTCACTGCACCTGTCTAAAATAGCTGTAGATGCTGGCTAGAACATGCAAGGTTTAATTGGCTTTGATGGTCTCACTTGTGAGGAGATGCATAGCTGTCAATACTGTGTGACCCAAGGACTTGGACTTCCTATTTACAACCAAACCTGCCAACTCACCCCTACAGAAACCATACTGGGATGAAGTGAGCCCATGCTCAGCATTTGTACAGTGACAGTTCACTCCCTTAGAAAATCCAGCATATAAATTCAACAGCTTTGTTTTATGGATATGAAAGATGGATAATACAGACATAGTCCTTaagtattttacatatttttgcaAGCTGAGCCACAAAGAGATCACAATACTCAGCTAGGGTTCTGCTGTATGTAAACTCCAGAAACTGGAATGGACCAGCTTAAGTAGTTATTGTTCATTCTTCTGAAAATTGCTAAAGTACTGTGGCATCACTAGATCCAGATCTAAGTGTTATCTGACAGTACCATGTAAAACAGATTTTAGATTTTCACATAGTTTTAAATGCTTGTAGTCACTCAGTGAATTGCAGCAAAGGCAACCCAACATGTTtcattagaaaatatttcatagaaatagaaaatatttcatatttttgtaagctgattttatttctttactgtACAGAGGCAGAAAGACAAACCATCTCAATAAATGTACATCAGTAACTACCCAGAAATGATACAAGTATGTACACAAAGCCCAATTATTTCACTTCAGTGTTGATACCATAGTTCATGTAGAGCTGGACACGAACAGCAATTACACAGTGTAAAGCATAGCTCTTGGGATATTTACAGCTTGTTCTTCATATCAAAGGCTTCCAATACACCAGTTCTTTGTTACACTTGTGTTTGACAATCCTGCTTAGTAGTGCTGCCTCAGAACTGAAAAGtgcatttcttcattttatacATTCTCATGCAGATGGTGAACTGCTCCAGAAATTGTTCTCCAACCTTAATTTTTGGAAGTAATTGATtatctttgttttctgtcaattaaaattttaaggtaaaaaaccattttcccaAAGCTCTGTAGGTCATATGCaattaagaaaacaaagctcCTAAATGCAACTTCAGAAACTGTTGTCTTTTGACTTGGGAGGATAAGCAATCCTGTGAAAACACTAAACTAATCCACTGCTggatttttaaaacacttcGGAACATTTCAGGTTAGGAAGTTTGCAGATCCAAGCAGTTTGGAAAAGCCCTATAACACAGATATTTACATTCTATATTAGATTCTTGTGTTGTAATTAATCTGGCATCtcaaatgggttttttttcttccatcgGAGATCTCACtttaaaaggaaagtaaaaaaggaatatgattactctaattgtagaaaatacaattttgagTTATTCcacaattaaaattaatttaaaaaatacctggGATGAAAGGACAACTCTCCCCTTCACCTATAAAGAAGCACTTCCAAAGATAATTTCTTTCGCTGTGTTCTGAGCTACTGCAATTCCTGCCAGATTTATTTTTACGCCACAACATCCTGCAGCATTAGGCTTCTTCAGAATCTCTATCCCATCCAATCTTGTTTTAGGAGATTGAAATACGACGTCCCCTCTTCTGTCTGCCCTCCCTTAGGGCAggaatgagcagcagcacagtcttGTTTAAAACAGCATCATAACTCTCATGGCAACAATCTGAGCTGAGCAGGACTCTGTagtgcagcagctgagagctCCATCCACGGGCTCTGCCAGGAAACCAGCAAggagcaaaggaaggaaaaggccAGGGAACAAGAGTGCCTTGCTCTGTGTGCACGTGCCTGACTCCCTGACCTCCTGTTGCCGTGAGGTAACACAACAGCACAGACTTCTCTTCCAGGCATTTCCCTTACTCCCTATACCTTGGCCCACAATCTATGCTCTGAAAATTACACTTGTTCAACAGCACAGTTTACAGTTTAATCAGAATGATATGATAATcttaagaaaaccaaaataaaatacatgtggataaaaatggaaaaggaggaTGTTACCTTCATCAGGATAAAATGATGTCTCAGTTTCACTAGATATGGACAGTATCCATATCTTCACAAGTTTCGGCACCTGGATTCTCTTTTTCCACCTCACATAAATACACATCAATGGGTCCTTTCGTGCTCTTCACATGTACTTCTATGTGATCCTATAAAACAGCAACTTGTATGTAATTCAAAGAATAAAGCttatgcatttatttctgcACTTATTTTAAAGACAATAGATTAAACACAGAACAAATACAGCTATTTAAAATTGCTACTGCTTCCACACAAATTATGACATTACATACATTTGTAGGACAACTATTATGCAGAATTAAGCTAAcaagctttcatttttaatgaatgtgcatttaaatatttgtttagtCTTTCTATCGACCTTCAGATATATGACCAAGACTTACTTATGTTTAGGAAGagtaacaaaatttaaaaacttgaCAAAACATTGCCATGAATCCAACAACAAACTGGAGCACATAGCTTTAACAAAATAGTAAAGCAACTACTCCTCATCGCTTCTACTGCTTTCCTTCCACAGACACCGCGTGGCAAGACACAGAGCAAATAAATCTTACTGCACAATGGAGAAAATATTCGGTGCTAATGTACAACTTTTGAAATTCTGCCTTTCTATTGCTTCAGGAGGCATCTGGAATTGTATCTTTTTCATCTCCACTGGATGACAATAGCTCCTTTAGACCAGGGAAACTACTGGAGATCTATATAGTGGATCTAACTCTTTGGTTCTACtgattaatttccttttcctaagATATCCCCACCTTTCTATCCACATAGCAAGGCAACTTCAAAGACTATGCAATTGGGAAGATTATCAAAAATGCtcaagcaaaaaagaaaatggaattaaagCTCTGTTTGTTATCTTAGGCTGTCTTCCACGATTTGCCCTCTCAGAGCACTACCAACAGTGGGCTCCCAGTACACAGGCCCCACtatgcagctgcagcactgctgggtgcagGGGGCAAAGGTCTGGCTCCTCTGTGAGACAAGAATGGAGCCTGTGTATTGCACCGTGGGGTGaggacagggcacagccccactccaTGAAAAATCCCTCTAGGTATCATCTACTAGAATGACaaaagggttttctttttccaaccATACTGTACATTGCATACTTTATTACAGCTTTTCCATTCTCTCTAACAAAACCAGGTAACTAAAGCTCAGATACATTTATGGCTTAGTAATttaggcaaaaagaaaaatacagcaacTAAGCTTCTAAGACTATTATCCCTGCAGCACTGTTCAGTGGAACACAAGAACATTTAACTACCACTATCTGCATGACAGAGTGGAAATCAATTACTGACTGCTGCtgcaaaaaatcaaatttatgaACTTTTGTTTCTTTAGGAGAAATGCATAAAACTTACGTCTTTAGGAACTGGTATTTCCAATTTGGTTTCCTCTGGAGCTTTGATTGCAATCACAATCTGTTCTTGAAAAGCCTGAATGCTTCGGATATCCTGGTACGTCACATAAGCTAGTGTATACCTTGGTCAAGGATTATGTAATTTGCTAATGGGCACAAGCAAGAGTATATGATATGAACACATCAAGATATGTTGAGGCAGAATACCaacttcagaaaattgattCAGCAGAGGTCAATATTAGCTTTGTAAAATGAAGTATCAGCTAATGGTAGAAAAATACCTTTCTGTATttccaagaaggaaaaaaggcttttagaaatatattcaatgttataaaaaaaccccagtcttCACAGATGCTGTCATAAGTCTACAAATCCGAAGGAATACTGTTCTTCAGAAATTACACTCTGTTTTCTAAttgcatgaaaataattttctaagaCACTGTAGAACCATTTTCTTAAGCAGTAAGGTATAAAGAATATGAGCACATTTCATTTGTGCACACCCCTTAACATCTTGCCAAACAAGGGAGcgaaataatattttattgtaaCTCAAAGCCAAAATTCAATCTTTATGCCATACATTAAAATGAATCTCTTTTCTATTGTCAAAACCCATCTGGAAGTCAGAACTGCACTGGAATCTCTTTCAAGAGAGAAGAGTATTAGGATATAACCAACATACCATTATATCTCCTTGGCAACAGGCCACTGGGACTCCGTTCTGAGTCCTCTCTGTCATCTCACTAAGCATCTTGAGCTCACTGGTGGGTCAAAACCTGCCTCTGAGGTGACTCAAATGGAGAGAACAGGGTGATGGTCAGGGTACTAAGATTATTCCCCACTTCATTCTTCTGCAGTGGAAAGAACACACAAGCAACACTCCTCCGAGGACAGGCTAGACTCTCCATGATACTGCAAAGCAAGGCACAGGACAAGCCTtctcaaatgcaaaataatcAAAAGTCTGCTATTATAAAACTCATTATCAAGCAGTACTGCATACCTGTGGTATCAGCCTACACTTCTTACTAGATATGTATGCGCAACCAAAATCGTGTGTTAAAATAATGCAAGAGTTGAAAggatattttgcattttctttgtcaTCTATTAGTTCAAATATCTGATGAGCACAATTCTTGATTAATTCATCCAGAGCTTCTTCCATGATTGATAAGTCCAAAAGTTCCTCTTTAAGGTTCTGCTGGTCTGGTGCTCTTCCAATAAGTTGGTCAAGACTCTTACCTCTAGAAGAATATAAAAACTGTCTAGCATGTTTGTATAAATAAAAGCACATTTATCAAACATCAAGTATACTAACAGCAAACAATAAGAAAGTCTGGCAtccttttttctgctgaaatatgCTTCCATGTACTTACACACTTGATACTTGTTAATGTATTAGGTAATTCACATAGCATAAGGAAGGAAACAGAACTTAAAATACTATCTATGAGAAGTAACTTAATATGCTTAAGGATACTCTCAAAGTTATAAACATTACTCAACACTGTTGGGATTTACTGTTTCAGAAACTAGAAGCTTCAAAGCCAACTCACATCCACTGGATATGATTCTTAGATCTTTTCTGAATCAAGTTGATGCCATCCAACACATTGGTGATGTCATACACTCTTCGTTTTCGTACTCCTAGTGTTTTTGCTACTTCATTTAAATCAAGGACACCGTCTGGAGCTTTTCTGAGAAGAGCCATAAATTTTCGTGTCAAAAGCACCAAGGATGCATCAAATCGAGGCCTTTTGATGTCCACAGTTTCTGTTAAGATTTGGTAGAATATTTTAGAATATATTAGGGTAAGCTACTACATAAGCATGAAGTAAAAAATATGATAGCGATGAAGTAACAATGAAGGTAGAAGTCTGGAAGCACTGCAGTTTTTAATGCTTACATTGCAATGGCACCATATAAAGCATATTAACTACACATACCTTCATTTGTTTGCAATGATTTTATCTAAATAGCAAGCatacatttttgtgttttcaacATTCATGACTCCACACTGCTAGTATGGATATTAATAACTGAGTAACTGTATGCTCTACAGGACATGGGATCGGATCACTGAGCAAACACCAATGAAACCTTTGGTTAACTATAGACAGTGCTGAGGTGCTGCCAGAGAAACACAGCTCTATCTCTGCTGCATGACACTATTAGAGTattttttcacatctttttGGTCCAGTTTAACCAGCAGACCTCACATGTAACCATTAGGCATGGTTCACAAGTCAGCTTGGCTTTGGGACTGTTTCAGCCTGCACAGGACCTATCTGCTCTGGAACTGAAGAATTCAGTATGCAGACAAACTGTTTGCACTATCTGTTCTCAGGGCAAAAGAGCTAGTCATTCCATTGCTTGATTTACTAATACAACAAAGATCTACAGCTACCCTGACACCCTGGTTTAAGAGATCCCTGTGCTATGTGTATTCATTACCACCATATTtgcagaaagagcagaaatccCTGATGAATAACTTGAGATTGTTATTTATGTAtgcaaaaagcacaaaaaagcaCCCACTTCTGAGTCAAAAAGTCACAATATGCACACGCTTATTTGATACTAACCAATAAAAGATTGTCAAATTCAGCTGTTACTTGTCTTTTCTCCTGTAAAGCAAACCCAGTATTTAATCTGATCAACCTGTGTCCCCAGCAATATTCCAGTCTAATGCCTCAAGAAAAGGTGAGTGTGTAAACAAAGTACCTAGACAACACTTTTACTTCAACCATCAGTATTTTTCCCAAGAAGAATGAGATACACACTTTTACTCATAACATATCACACCCATTCCATGGCTGCAAGTTTGTGCACTCCTTAACACAAAGTGACAGGCTCAACAACTCAGTTTTGGACTGTGTTACTGTCAAAGGTGTGAAGCAATTTAGCTggtgagaaaataaacaaaaaaaaacccaaaaaacccaacacccaGAAATTCACTCAAGTTTATTTCCACATTTATTAACACCAGTTGAAATGCAACATTTGGCAGTATGTTGTTCCAGTTTTCCCTCACTTTTCCTGTACACTATTTTCTGTATAGCAATGGGAAGGCATACTTGCAACAgatctgaagagaaaaaattataaagaacgTACAGCTTCACATCTGTTATTTCAGTCAGTGTTCAGCATTCTTCCTGCTCTgctaatattaaatataatttttcatttgtctaCAGCATTGTAGTCACATTGTAAAAAGGCATGACATACTGTAAGATTAATTTTTATACATGACACAGAGCAACTTACTTTTCACAAGCGGCGTGTCCTTCTGCACATTCAGGTCAATCATTGGTGcctgaggaaataaaaaggggaaaaaaaacaactgtcATAAAATGCTTTCTACAGAGGGAGCTTCTTTAGCAGAAATCCTCAAATCTTTAGATGTTACAGCCATCACAGTTCTGACAACTCAACAGCTATTACTGTGAAGTGTCATTAGATAAAAggaataaatgttttttaattccTGCCAGAACTTTAAGCCCTTCATCTCAGCACAACTCACTGTTTTCAAAAACAGGAAACACCATTGAACTCGCTGATGCCCAGGCAAGCTACAACCTCTCTTGCTTCTTCTGCTTCAATTCATGGCCATTTCCTTTCAGT
Above is a genomic segment from Zonotrichia leucophrys gambelii isolate GWCS_2022_RI chromosome 3, RI_Zleu_2.0, whole genome shotgun sequence containing:
- the E2F6 gene encoding transcription factor E2F6 isoform X1, with amino-acid sequence MRAGAAPRRPAPGRGSEPRREGVCALRLLQRLAAGPRRHGQPRAVGEPAAAAAGRVACSSVCRQQMGEIPGQEAMNCPTLGMTKGRQEEGGTDQAPMIDLNVQKDTPLVKKTVDIKRPRFDASLVLLTRKFMALLRKAPDGVLDLNEVAKTLGVRKRRVYDITNVLDGINLIQKRSKNHIQWIGKSLDQLIGRAPDQQNLKEELLDLSIMEEALDELIKNCAHQIFELIDDKENAKLAYVTYQDIRSIQAFQEQIVIAIKAPEETKLEIPVPKDDHIEVHVKSTKGPIDVYLCEVEKENPGAETCEDMDTVHI
- the E2F6 gene encoding transcription factor E2F6 isoform X2, whose amino-acid sequence is MASPEQWESLQPLQPDALRVSEAPMIDLNVQKDTPLVKKTVDIKRPRFDASLVLLTRKFMALLRKAPDGVLDLNEVAKTLGVRKRRVYDITNVLDGINLIQKRSKNHIQWIGKSLDQLIGRAPDQQNLKEELLDLSIMEEALDELIKNCAHQIFELIDDKENAKLAYVTYQDIRSIQAFQEQIVIAIKAPEETKLEIPVPKDDHIEVHVKSTKGPIDVYLCEVEKENPGAETCEDMDTVHI
- the E2F6 gene encoding transcription factor E2F6 isoform X3, giving the protein MASPEQWESLQPLQPDALRAPMIDLNVQKDTPLVKKTVDIKRPRFDASLVLLTRKFMALLRKAPDGVLDLNEVAKTLGVRKRRVYDITNVLDGINLIQKRSKNHIQWIGKSLDQLIGRAPDQQNLKEELLDLSIMEEALDELIKNCAHQIFELIDDKENAKLAYVTYQDIRSIQAFQEQIVIAIKAPEETKLEIPVPKDDHIEVHVKSTKGPIDVYLCEVEKENPGAETCEDMDTVHI